The genomic window AGGCCGACGACCGGATCGGCCGCGTCGTCGGCATCGCCCGCCGCCCCTTCGACCCGGCCGCCCGCGGCTGGACGAAGATGGAGTACCGGCGGGGCGACGTCCGCGACGCCGACGCGCTGCGCGAGGCCTTCGCCGGCGCCGACGTCGTCGTCCACCTGGCCTTCCTCATCACCGGCAACGCCTCGCGGCAGACGACCCGGGCGATCAACGTCGACGGCACGCTCAACGCCTTCCGGGCCGCGGCCGCCGCCGGAGCGCGCCGCTTCGTCTACGCCTCCTCCGTGGCCGCGTACGGGTTCCACGCGGACAACCCGGTCGGCATGACCGAGGAGTGGCCGGTGCGCCCGGCGGCGAAGCTGTTCTACGCGCAGGAGAAGGCCGAGCTCGAGCAGCTGCTGCAGGCCGAGGCGCAGGCGCACCCGGAGACCGACCTGTACCTGCTGCGCCCGCCGGTGGTGCTCGGGCCGCACTCCGTGGGCGCCAAGGACGTCCTGCCCGGCCCGCTCGCGCCGCTGGGACGGCGGCTGGCCGAGCAGAGCACCCGGCGGCTGCCGGTCCCGGTGCCGGCGTTCGTCCCCGCCCTGCCGCTGCAGTTCATCCACGAGGACGACGTCGGCCAGGCGCTGCTGCAGTGCGTCGTCGCCGCCGGCCCGCCCGGCGCCTACAACATCGCCGGCGACGGCGTCCTGACCGCCGCCGACGTCGCCCGCGAGTACGGCGCCATCCCGCTGCCGCTGCCGGCCGGGCCGGCCCAGCTCGCCGCCCGCGCCGTGTCCCGGCTGCCGTTCCTGCCGCCGGTCGCCGAGTGGGTGGAGGCCGCCAGCCACCCGGCGATCATGGACACGAGCAAGGCCAAGCGGGAGCTGGGCTGGCAGCCGCGCTACACCGGCCTCGAGGCGCTGCGCGCCACCCTGAACCAGAGCTGATCACCGGGCCGGCCCGCACCGCGGCGTGAGGGGGCAGGATCTGTCCCCTCACGGCGGGTGCCCGTGACCCGCGGGGCGTCCCGCCCGTTGGACCCGGCGCGGACGCGCCCGACGAGTGCTGTGGAGGAGTGCGCATGAGCCCCGGAGCGGACACCGACGTCCCCCGCATCGTGCTGGTCGACGTCTCGAGCGAGGTGGAGCGCCGGCTGGTGGCCGGCGCCCTGCCCCTCGGCGGCACCGTCCTGCCCCTGAGGGGTTCGGCGCTGGCCGGGCCGCTGGCCGACGCCGACCCCGCCACGGTGGTCACCGCCACCCGCGTCGCCTGGGCGCCCGGCGGCGGGTCCGAGGTGACCCGGCGGGGCACCGGCCGGCGGGGGCGGCGGCAGCGGTGGTCGGCGGCCCGGCCCGCGCTCAAGCGGCGCCCGCCGCGCCCGCTGCAGGCCGCCGCCGTGCGCCGCGACCCCGACCGCGCCCGGGTGGTGGTCGCCGAGCCCGCCACCGTGGCCGAGCTGACCGCGCGCTGGGACGGCACCGGGACGCTGGCCGGATTCGTCGCCCACCAGGCGGCGCTGGCCCTCGACCGGGCCGAGCGGCAGGTCGTCGGCGACCGGGCGAAGGTGCCGCGGCACGTGGCCGAGGCCATCCGCCACAGCCCCGAGTGGCGCTCGGAGATCGCGAAGCTCGCCGAGCGGCTGGAGGCCCCCGAGGAGGAGGTGGCCGCCGAGGCCGCCGCCGACCTCGACGAGCTGGTGGCGGCGATGGACCCGGCCGCCGTCGAGGTGTTCACCGGGCTGCTGCGGCCGGTGCACGCCCGCGCCTGGGACGTGCAGGCCGACACCGCCCGGCTCACCGACCTGCGCGAGCTCAACCGCACCCACCCGCTGGTGTTCCTGCCCAGCCACCGCTCCTACGTCGACCCGCTCGTGCTGGCCGACGTCCTCACCCGGCACGACTTCCCGCGCAACCACGTGCTCGGCGGGGAGAACCTGCGCTTCTGGCCGGTCGGGCCGATCGCCAAGCGCGCCGGCCTGGTGTTCATCCGCCGCACCTTCGGCGACGACCAGGTCTACAAGACCGCCGTCCGCGAGTACCTGGCCTTCCTGCTGGCCAAGCGGTTCAACCTCGAGTGGTACATGGAGGGCGGCCGCTCCCGCACCGGCAAGCTCCGCCCGCCGCGGCACGGGCTGCTGCGCTTCGTGGCCGACGCCGTCGAGCGCAAGCGGGTGGAGGACGTCTACCTGGTCCCGGTCTCCATCACCTACGACCAGCTGCGCGAGGTCTCCGGGATGGCCGCCGAGCAGGGCGGCGCGGCCAAGCGCGGCGAGGGCCTGTCGTGGATGGCGTCCTACATCCGCGAGCAGGTGCGCACCCCGCTGGGCACCGTGCACGTCGGCTTCGCCGAGCCGCTCTCGCTGGCCACCGCGCTGCGCAACGGCGCCGACCCGGACGACCCCGACGCCCGCCGGCTCACCCTGCAGAAGGTGGCCTTCCAGGTCGCCGTCGGCATCAACTCCGCCACCCCGGCGACGGCGACGGCGCTGGTCACCACGGCGCTGCTCGGCGTCCGGGACCGCGCGCTGACGCTGGCGCAGGTGCAGCGGGTGCTCGAGCCGCTGCTGCGCTACCTCACCGAGCGGGACCTCCCGCACTCGGGCGCGGCCCTGCAGAGCGCCCGCGGCGTGCGCCGGGTGCTCGGGGCGCTGGCCGCGGAGGGCGTGGTGACCGTCTACGAGGGCGGCGAGGAGGCGGTCTACGCCATCGAGCGGGGCCAGCACCTGGTGGCGGCCTTCTACCGCAACAACGCCATCCACCACTTCGTGGACCGGGCCATCGCCGAGCTGGTCATGCTCCGCGACCCGGCCGACCGCTGGGACGAGGCCCACCGCCTCCGCAAGCTGCTGGAGTTCGAGTTCTTCTTCCCCGAGCGGGAGCCCTACCGGGAGCGGCTGTCGGCCGAGCTCGAGCGGCTGGACCCGGGGTGGGAGACCGCCGACGGCC from Geodermatophilus normandii includes these protein-coding regions:
- a CDS encoding NAD-dependent epimerase/dehydratase family protein encodes the protein MTAPDTDLTVAVTGPTGTFGEGLVPLLQADDRIGRVVGIARRPFDPAARGWTKMEYRRGDVRDADALREAFAGADVVVHLAFLITGNASRQTTRAINVDGTLNAFRAAAAAGARRFVYASSVAAYGFHADNPVGMTEEWPVRPAAKLFYAQEKAELEQLLQAEAQAHPETDLYLLRPPVVLGPHSVGAKDVLPGPLAPLGRRLAEQSTRRLPVPVPAFVPALPLQFIHEDDVGQALLQCVVAAGPPGAYNIAGDGVLTAADVAREYGAIPLPLPAGPAQLAARAVSRLPFLPPVAEWVEAASHPAIMDTSKAKRELGWQPRYTGLEALRATLNQS
- a CDS encoding glycerol-3-phosphate 1-O-acyltransferase, whose translation is MSPGADTDVPRIVLVDVSSEVERRLVAGALPLGGTVLPLRGSALAGPLADADPATVVTATRVAWAPGGGSEVTRRGTGRRGRRQRWSAARPALKRRPPRPLQAAAVRRDPDRARVVVAEPATVAELTARWDGTGTLAGFVAHQAALALDRAERQVVGDRAKVPRHVAEAIRHSPEWRSEIAKLAERLEAPEEEVAAEAAADLDELVAAMDPAAVEVFTGLLRPVHARAWDVQADTARLTDLRELNRTHPLVFLPSHRSYVDPLVLADVLTRHDFPRNHVLGGENLRFWPVGPIAKRAGLVFIRRTFGDDQVYKTAVREYLAFLLAKRFNLEWYMEGGRSRTGKLRPPRHGLLRFVADAVERKRVEDVYLVPVSITYDQLREVSGMAAEQGGAAKRGEGLSWMASYIREQVRTPLGTVHVGFAEPLSLATALRNGADPDDPDARRLTLQKVAFQVAVGINSATPATATALVTTALLGVRDRALTLAQVQRVLEPLLRYLTERDLPHSGAALQSARGVRRVLGALAAEGVVTVYEGGEEAVYAIERGQHLVAAFYRNNAIHHFVDRAIAELVMLRDPADRWDEAHRLRKLLEFEFFFPEREPYRERLSAELERLDPGWETADGRDVLCRADLLVAHRVLRSFVDAQLVVAERLAARDPRTPVTEPEFLAECSGVGQQMLLQGRLHGPESLSRELFSGALRLAANLDLVDPGREELARRRQEWAAQVRDVVGRVVVIDELDAAARRENVGVEP